The segment CCCTTAATTTCTTCATGTCTTCTTTGAGCAATTTATTTTCTTTAAGTAGACCTTGTTCAATATATTTATAATCTTTAATGATTAAGTCTAAAAATAGGTTTACTTCGTCCATGTCAAAACCACCAAATATTTTCCTTTTGAATTCCTTATTGTGAATAAGCTCTTTATTTAATAGTAAATTAGGATGAATTTTTTCGCTATGAGAAGAAATTTTTTCAAATTCCATAGAATTGACTAGTCCATTAGTAAAATGTAGTAATTTTCTATCGCCAGAGTGATTTTCCATTACTATTTCTATCATTATATAATCAAGCTCTTCAGGAGATATAGAAGTTGTGGATATATTTACAATATTATAACCTTTCCTTATCATTTCATGGCAAACTTCATTTAATTTAGGGTAATCTTTAATATGTTCAGTTAACATTTTGAATAACATAATATCCTCCATCAATTAGAACTATTTATTATTTTCTCACGTAATAGTAATATAACCAATTAGTAATTAATGGTCTAATCAACTTAACTGCCACGTTAGCTAAATAACAAAAAAGGATCGCCGCTGCAAATCCCTCTGGAACTCAAGCAGATCGTTAGTTCAACAAGGATTAATTCTTATTTAAAAACTTTATCTATTTCGTCCTTGTCGTAAT is part of the Sutcliffiella sp. FSL R7-0096 genome and harbors:
- a CDS encoding DivIVA domain-containing protein — protein: MLFKMLTEHIKDYPKLNEVCHEMIRKGYNIVNISTTSISPEELDYIMIEIVMENHSGDRKLLHFTNGLVNSMEFEKISSHSEKIHPNLLLNKELIHNKEFKRKIFGGFDMDEVNLFLDLIIKDYKYIEQGLLKENKLLKEDMKKLRGL